A single window of Canis lupus familiaris isolate Mischka breed German Shepherd chromosome 7, alternate assembly UU_Cfam_GSD_1.0, whole genome shotgun sequence DNA harbors:
- the ARL8A gene encoding ADP-ribosylation factor-like protein 8A isoform X1 — protein MIALFNKLLDWFKALFWKEEMELTLVGLQYSGKTTFVNVIASGQFNEDMIPTVGFNMRKITKGNVTIKLWDIGGQPRFRSMWERYCRGVSAIVYMVDAADQEKIEASKNELHNLLDKPQLQGIPVLVLGNKRDLPGALDEKELIEKMNLSAIQDREICCYSISCKEKDNIDITLQWLIQHSKSRRS, from the exons ATGATCGCTTTGTTCAACAAGCTGCTGGACTGGTTCAAGGCCCTGTTCTGGAAGGAGGAGATGGAGCTCACGCTGGTCGGGCTGCAGTACTCGGGCAAGACCACCTTCGTCAACGTGATCGCG TCAGGACAGTTCAATGAGGACATGATCCCCACCGTGGGTTTCAACATGCGCAAAATCACCAAAGGGAACGTGACCATCAAG ctCTGGGACATCGGGGGACAGCCCCGATTCCGCAGCATGTGGGAGCGCTACTGCCGAGGAGTGAGCGCCATCGT GTACATGGTGGACGCCGCTGACCAGGAGAAGATTGAGGCCTCCAAGAACGAGTTGCACAACCTACTGGACAAACCCCAGCTGCAGGGCATCCCG GTCTTAGTCCTGGGTAACAAGCGAGACCTCCCGGGAGCACTGGACGAGAAGGAGCTGATTGAGAAAAT GAATCTTTCTGCCATCCAGGACCGAGAGATCTGCTGCTACTCCATCTCCTGCAAAGAAAAGGACAACATTG ACATCACCCTACAGTGGCTTATTCAACACTCAAAGTCACGGAGAAGCTGA
- the ARL8A gene encoding ADP-ribosylation factor-like protein 8A isoform X2, translated as MIALFNKLLDWFKALFWKEEMELTLVGLQYSGKTTFVNVIASGQFNEDMIPTVGFNMRKITKGNVTIKLWDIGGQPRFRSMWERYCRGVSAIVYMVDAADQEKIEASKNELHNLLDKPQLQGIPVLVLGNKRDLPGALDEKELIEKMLSSGPPQESFCHPGPRDLLLLHLLQRKGQH; from the exons ATGATCGCTTTGTTCAACAAGCTGCTGGACTGGTTCAAGGCCCTGTTCTGGAAGGAGGAGATGGAGCTCACGCTGGTCGGGCTGCAGTACTCGGGCAAGACCACCTTCGTCAACGTGATCGCG TCAGGACAGTTCAATGAGGACATGATCCCCACCGTGGGTTTCAACATGCGCAAAATCACCAAAGGGAACGTGACCATCAAG ctCTGGGACATCGGGGGACAGCCCCGATTCCGCAGCATGTGGGAGCGCTACTGCCGAGGAGTGAGCGCCATCGT GTACATGGTGGACGCCGCTGACCAGGAGAAGATTGAGGCCTCCAAGAACGAGTTGCACAACCTACTGGACAAACCCCAGCTGCAGGGCATCCCG GTCTTAGTCCTGGGTAACAAGCGAGACCTCCCGGGAGCACTGGACGAGAAGGAGCTGATTGAGAAAAT gcTCTCCTCTGGTCCCCCCCAGGAATCTTTCTGCCATCCAGGACCGAGAGATCTGCTGCTACTCCATCTCCTGCAAAGAAAAGGACAACATTG A